Proteins encoded in a region of the Uloborus diversus isolate 005 chromosome 1, Udiv.v.3.1, whole genome shotgun sequence genome:
- the LOC129234578 gene encoding uncharacterized protein LOC129234578, with product MESKIWLKPCLNRFGFLLIGLLLTHGCYAVEIRRLVVPRWIQNGTEDYIVLDCDYVYNENDFRLVVKWFFEDNLEPVYQWIPELNRKHTSGILQNRLDLNFEINTMDSYSRFRALRIPRPSIELSGKYTCLVSSLAGQDSREQVMTVFVPAHEFELGYVETGHNSVNVSCKALGVFPSPVLRLYLRPSSGSPPQAVTDIKLKAVMRPSGAYDAIVYRTFKINEIFSKGATVFECVLELPGTNYVQSKRIAYFPGIQGQRIEVPHGLSSSGTSSYDSTNKRQCLFCFAYILFTYAYTHVRIT from the exons GTTGTTATGCAGTCGAAATTCGAAGACTTGTTGTTCCCCGGTGGATTCAAAATGGAACTGAAGATTATATTGTTCTGGATTGTGATTACGTCTACAATGAAAATGATTTCCGCCTTGTAGTCAAATGGTTCTTCGAAGATAATTTAGAGCCCGTATACCAGTGGATTCCCGAGCTCAACAGAAAGCATACATCAGGCATTTTACAAAACCGCTTGGATCTGAACTTTGAGATCAATACAATGGACTCATATTCTCGCTTCAGAGCTTTGAGGATACCTCGGCCTTCAATCGAACTTAGCGGGAAATATACATGTCTAGTTTCTTCCTTGGCAGGTCAAGATTCAAGAGAGCAAGTCATGACTGTGTTTG TTCCAGCCCATGAATTTGAGCTAGGATATGTAGAGACTGGTCATAATTCTGTCAACGTTTCCTGTAAAGCTTTAGGAGTTTTTCCTTCTCCAGTTCTCAGGTTATACTTGAGACCTTCCAGTGGAAGTCCACCACAAGCAGTGACTGATATCAAACTGAAGGCGGTTATGCGACCGTCTGGTGCCTATGATGCTATTGTGTACAGGACgtttaaaatcaatgaaattttctCAAAAGGTGCCACAGTGTTTGAATGTGTGTTAGAACTACCTGGCACCAACTATGTTCAGTCAAAAAGGATAGCCTACTTCCCAG GAATTCAAGGCCAAAGAATAG AAGTTCCCCATGGTCTGTCTTCATCAGGAACAAGCTCTTACGATTCGACGAACAAACGCCaatgtcttttttgttttgcatacATTTTGTTCACCTACGCTTACACACATGTACGCATTACTTAA